From Kwoniella shandongensis chromosome 2, complete sequence, the proteins below share one genomic window:
- a CDS encoding nascent polypeptide-associated complex subunit beta: MDKDKIAKLQAQVRIGGKGTPRRKQVKKSVTASQGDDRKLQAALKKLGVQPITGVEEVNMFKEDGNVLHFGAPRVHAALPSNTLAVYGPGQTKELTELVPGILNQLGPDSLANLRRLAESYQSMTARQAAAAAAAGGADAGEKKEGDDEIPDLVENFDEAEGAEGDVKKSDLEELE, translated from the exons atggacaaggacaagatcgCCAAACTCCAAGCTCAAGTCCGTATCG GCGGAAAGGGTACACCTCGACGAAAGCAGGTCAAGAAGTCGGTCACAGCTTCTCAGGGAGATGACAGGAAGCTTCAAGCTGCTTTGAAGAAGCTCGGCGTCCAACCCATCACcggtgttgaggaggttAACATGttcaaggaggatggaaacGTCTTGCATTTCGGTGCTCcccgag TCCACGCCGCTCTCCCCTCCAACACCCTCGCCGTCTACGGTCCCGGTCAAACCAAAGAGCTCACCGAACTCGTCCCCGGAATCCTCAACCAACTCGGTCCCGATTCCCTCGCCAACCTCCGACGACTCGCTGAATCTTACCAATCCATGACCGCTCGTCAagccgccgctgccgccgctgctgGTGGTGCTGATgctggtgagaagaaggagggtgacGACGAGATCCCGGATTTGGTGGAGAACTTTGACGAGGCAGAGGGTGCTGAGGGTGATGTTAAGAAGTCGGActtggaggagttggagTAA